Proteins from a single region of Corylus avellana chromosome ca11, CavTom2PMs-1.0:
- the LOC132165535 gene encoding arginine--tRNA ligase, cytoplasmic-like isoform X1, producing the protein MLASLTLFLAPVSPSPFLSVNRLSHIHSSPLPAADLLRATSRRLVLATKIHSASTMAAEEPNLKRKLAKLFEASLKATVPNVPDVEPLVAACTAKFGDYQCNNAMGLWAQIKGKETEFRGPPSIGQAIMRNLPQSEMLESCSVAGPGFVNVKLSNSWIAKSVQKMLIEGIDTWAPQLPIKRAVVDFSSPNIAKEMHVGHLRSTIIGDTLARMLEFSHVEVLRRNHVGDWGTQFGMLIEFLFETVPNWEDGKEIAIGDLQAFYKASRERFKNDPDFKERAQKAVVRLQGGEPNYHRAWVQICEISRKEFQRIYRRLGVHLEEKGESFYNPYIPEVLKELTGKNLIEDSEGARVIFMEGFNIPLMVVKSDGGYNYASTDLAALWYRLNEEKAEWIIYVTDVGQQQHFHMVFKAANRAGWLPDDDKSYPKASHVGFGLVLGEDGKRFRTRDTEVVPLVDLLDEAKSRSKAALIERGKNVEWTEEELVQTAEAVGYGAVKYADLKNNRTTNYTFSFDQMLNDKGNTAVYLLYAHARICSIIRKSGKDIEGLKNTGEIVLAHADERALGLHLLQFSEIVEEACTNLLPNVLCEYLYHLSECFTKFYSNCQVVGSAEETSRLLLCEATAIVMRKCFYLLGIVPVFKI; encoded by the exons ATGTTAGCCTCCTTAACCCTATTTCTAGCGCCGGTTTCTCCTTCCCCATTTCTCTCCGTCAATCGCCTCTCTCACATTCACTCCTCTCCTCTCCCCGCCGCCG ACTTGTTGAGGGCGACATCTAGGAGGCTCGTTTTGGCAACAAAGATACACTCGGCCTCGACAATGGCAGCT GAGGAGCCAAATCTGAAGCGAAAGCTGGCAAAGTTGTTCGAAGCTTCGCTTAAGGCAACGGTGCCTAATGTGCCGGATGTAGAGCCGTTGGTTGCTGCTTGCACTGCAAAATTTGGTGATTATCAATG TAATAATGCGATGGGCCTATGGGCTcaaataaaaggaaaggaaaCTGAATTTAGGGGCCCCCCATCTATTGGACAG GCCATCATGCGAAATCTCCCTCAATCAGAAATGTTAGAATCATGTTCTGTAGCTGGCCCAGGATTTGTGAATGTCAAATTATCTAATAGCTGGATAGCTAAG AGTGTTCAAAAAATGCTAATTGAGGGTATTGATACGTGGGCGCCACAGCTTCCAATCAAAAGGGCCGTTGTCGATTTTTCTTCTCCTAATATAGCAAAAGAAATGCATGTAGGCCATTTAAGGTCTACTATTATTGGGGACACGCTAGCCCGTATGCTCGAGTTTTCACATGTTGAAGTCCTTCGGAGAAACCATGTTGGTGATTGGGGGACTCAG TTTGGTATGTTGATTGAGTTCCTCTTTGAGACGGTTCCAAACTGGGAAGATGGTAAGGAAATTGCTATTGGAGATCTGCAG GCATTCTATAAGGCATCAAGGGAGAGATTTAAGAATGATCCCGATTTTAAGGAGAGGGCACAAAAGGCAGTGGTTCGGCTTCAG GGTGGGGAACCAAATTACCATAGGGCATGGGTGCAGATTTGCGAAATCAGTCGGAAGGAGTTTCAAAGGATTTATAGACGGCTTGGAGTTCATTTAGAGGAAAAG GGGGAAAGCTTCTACAATCCTTATATACCTGAGGTTTTGAAGGAATTGACtggtaaaaatttaattgaagaCAGTGAGGGTGCCCGTGTGATCTTTATGGAAGGGTTTAATATACCTCTTATGGTTGTGAAGAGTGATGGTGGTTACAATTATGCTTCAACTGATCTAGCAGCTCTTTG GTATCGCCTTAATGAAGAGAAAGCTGAGTGGATTATATATGTTACTGATGTTGGGCAGCAGCAACACTTTCATATGGTGTTTAAG GCTGCCAATCGTGCAGGTTGGCTGCCAGATGATGACAAATCGTACCCTAAAGCTAGCCATGTGGGTTTTGGTCTTGTTCTTGGAGAAGATGGGAAGCGCTTCCGAACTCGTGACACTGAAGTCGTTCCGTTAGTTGATTTACTTGATGAAGCCAAGAGTCGCAGTAAAGCAGCCCTTATCGAACGTG GTAAGAATGTAGAATGGACCGAAGAGGAGCTCGTGCAAACTGCCGAGGCAGTTGGTTATGGTGCTGTTAA GTATGCCGATTTGAAGAACAACAGAACGACCAATTACACGTTTAGTTTTGATCAGATGCTAAATGATAAG GGAAATACTGCTGTATATTTGCTGTATGCTCATGCTCGAATCTGTTCAATTATAAGGAAATCTGGTAAAGACATAGAGGGGTTGAAAAAT ACTGGGGAAATAGTGTTGGCTCATGCGGATGAACGTGCATTGGGGCTTCATCTGCTGCAGTTTTCTGAG ATTGTTGAGGAGGCCTGCACCAATCTGTTGCCAAATGTGTTGTGTGAATACCTCTACCATTTGTCAGAATGCTTTACAAAATTCTATTCCAATTGTCAG GTGGTTGGGTCGGCTGAGGAAACAAGCAGACTCTTGCTATGCGAAGCTACTGCAATTGTGATGAGGAAATGCTTTTATCTCCTTGGGATCGTTCCTGTTTTCAAGATATGA
- the LOC132165535 gene encoding arginine--tRNA ligase, chloroplastic/mitochondrial-like isoform X2, whose product MAAEEPNLKRKLAKLFEASLKATVPNVPDVEPLVAACTAKFGDYQCNNAMGLWAQIKGKETEFRGPPSIGQAIMRNLPQSEMLESCSVAGPGFVNVKLSNSWIAKSVQKMLIEGIDTWAPQLPIKRAVVDFSSPNIAKEMHVGHLRSTIIGDTLARMLEFSHVEVLRRNHVGDWGTQFGMLIEFLFETVPNWEDGKEIAIGDLQAFYKASRERFKNDPDFKERAQKAVVRLQGGEPNYHRAWVQICEISRKEFQRIYRRLGVHLEEKGESFYNPYIPEVLKELTGKNLIEDSEGARVIFMEGFNIPLMVVKSDGGYNYASTDLAALWYRLNEEKAEWIIYVTDVGQQQHFHMVFKAANRAGWLPDDDKSYPKASHVGFGLVLGEDGKRFRTRDTEVVPLVDLLDEAKSRSKAALIERGKNVEWTEEELVQTAEAVGYGAVKYADLKNNRTTNYTFSFDQMLNDKGNTAVYLLYAHARICSIIRKSGKDIEGLKNTGEIVLAHADERALGLHLLQFSEIVEEACTNLLPNVLCEYLYHLSECFTKFYSNCQVVGSAEETSRLLLCEATAIVMRKCFYLLGIVPVFKI is encoded by the exons ATGGCAGCT GAGGAGCCAAATCTGAAGCGAAAGCTGGCAAAGTTGTTCGAAGCTTCGCTTAAGGCAACGGTGCCTAATGTGCCGGATGTAGAGCCGTTGGTTGCTGCTTGCACTGCAAAATTTGGTGATTATCAATG TAATAATGCGATGGGCCTATGGGCTcaaataaaaggaaaggaaaCTGAATTTAGGGGCCCCCCATCTATTGGACAG GCCATCATGCGAAATCTCCCTCAATCAGAAATGTTAGAATCATGTTCTGTAGCTGGCCCAGGATTTGTGAATGTCAAATTATCTAATAGCTGGATAGCTAAG AGTGTTCAAAAAATGCTAATTGAGGGTATTGATACGTGGGCGCCACAGCTTCCAATCAAAAGGGCCGTTGTCGATTTTTCTTCTCCTAATATAGCAAAAGAAATGCATGTAGGCCATTTAAGGTCTACTATTATTGGGGACACGCTAGCCCGTATGCTCGAGTTTTCACATGTTGAAGTCCTTCGGAGAAACCATGTTGGTGATTGGGGGACTCAG TTTGGTATGTTGATTGAGTTCCTCTTTGAGACGGTTCCAAACTGGGAAGATGGTAAGGAAATTGCTATTGGAGATCTGCAG GCATTCTATAAGGCATCAAGGGAGAGATTTAAGAATGATCCCGATTTTAAGGAGAGGGCACAAAAGGCAGTGGTTCGGCTTCAG GGTGGGGAACCAAATTACCATAGGGCATGGGTGCAGATTTGCGAAATCAGTCGGAAGGAGTTTCAAAGGATTTATAGACGGCTTGGAGTTCATTTAGAGGAAAAG GGGGAAAGCTTCTACAATCCTTATATACCTGAGGTTTTGAAGGAATTGACtggtaaaaatttaattgaagaCAGTGAGGGTGCCCGTGTGATCTTTATGGAAGGGTTTAATATACCTCTTATGGTTGTGAAGAGTGATGGTGGTTACAATTATGCTTCAACTGATCTAGCAGCTCTTTG GTATCGCCTTAATGAAGAGAAAGCTGAGTGGATTATATATGTTACTGATGTTGGGCAGCAGCAACACTTTCATATGGTGTTTAAG GCTGCCAATCGTGCAGGTTGGCTGCCAGATGATGACAAATCGTACCCTAAAGCTAGCCATGTGGGTTTTGGTCTTGTTCTTGGAGAAGATGGGAAGCGCTTCCGAACTCGTGACACTGAAGTCGTTCCGTTAGTTGATTTACTTGATGAAGCCAAGAGTCGCAGTAAAGCAGCCCTTATCGAACGTG GTAAGAATGTAGAATGGACCGAAGAGGAGCTCGTGCAAACTGCCGAGGCAGTTGGTTATGGTGCTGTTAA GTATGCCGATTTGAAGAACAACAGAACGACCAATTACACGTTTAGTTTTGATCAGATGCTAAATGATAAG GGAAATACTGCTGTATATTTGCTGTATGCTCATGCTCGAATCTGTTCAATTATAAGGAAATCTGGTAAAGACATAGAGGGGTTGAAAAAT ACTGGGGAAATAGTGTTGGCTCATGCGGATGAACGTGCATTGGGGCTTCATCTGCTGCAGTTTTCTGAG ATTGTTGAGGAGGCCTGCACCAATCTGTTGCCAAATGTGTTGTGTGAATACCTCTACCATTTGTCAGAATGCTTTACAAAATTCTATTCCAATTGTCAG GTGGTTGGGTCGGCTGAGGAAACAAGCAGACTCTTGCTATGCGAAGCTACTGCAATTGTGATGAGGAAATGCTTTTATCTCCTTGGGATCGTTCCTGTTTTCAAGATATGA
- the LOC132166102 gene encoding protein OXIDATIVE STRESS 3-like, translated as MYVYMLPQQNQLPLFSSSSSSSSMGDQQVNSTCANGGWHEENWVVMEGGEDNCDSISIGSSTNSINSAASSSSSLELVEDATSSTSSYSSSSSAASASASGPLFELSELMIHLPIKRGLSRYYEGKSQSFTSLASVKSLEDLLKKTQTPQHRKKMKACKSYAGGLDHGHKSSTLPKATISKKGLRRGSSLSSVGRRGGLLAASRPSFPVK; from the exons atgtatgtatatatgcttCCTCAACAAAACCAGTtgcctctcttttcttcttcttcttcttcatcttcaatggGTGATCAACAAGTAAACTCAACATGTGCTAATGGAGGATGGCATGAGGAAAACTGGGTAGTCATGGAAGGTGGGGAGGATAATTGTGACTCAATATCAATTGGGTCGTCGACAAATTCGATAAACTCTGCAGCATCATCGTCTTCATCATTGGAATTGGTAGAGGATGCAACCTCTTCAACATCATCatattcttcatcatcatctgcAGCATCAGCATCAGCATCCGGGCCTTTATTTGAATTATCTGAGCTCATGATCCATCTTCCGATAAA GAGAGGGCTTTCTAGATATTATGAAGGGAAGTCACAGTCTTTCACATCTCTAGCAAGCGTGAAGAGCTTAGAAGATCTTCTAAAGAAGACACAGACACCACAacatagaaagaaaatgaaggctTGCAAGAGCTATGCAGGGGGTTTAGATCATGGCCATAAATCAAGCACTCTTCCCAAGGCTACTATATCAAAGAAGGGTTTAAGACGAGGATCTTCTTTGTCTTCTGTGGGTAGGAGAGGTGGTTTATTGGCTGCTTCTAGGCCTTCATTTCCTGTAAAATAA
- the LOC132166003 gene encoding mitogen-activated protein kinase kinase 6, translating to MKTKTPLKQLKLSVPAQETPITSFLTASGTFHDGDLLLNQKGLRLISEEKESRPSEGKEPDFEFSLEDLETIKVIGKGSGGVVQLVRHKWVGKLFALKVIQMTIQEEIRKQIVQELKINQAAQCSNVVVCYHSFYHNGAISLVLEYMDRGSLADVIRQVKTILEPYLAVVCKQVLQGLVYLHYERHVIHRDIKPSNLLVNHKGEVKITDFGVSAVLASSMGQRDTFVGTYNYMSPERISGSTYDYSSDIWSLGMVVLECAIGRFPYMQSEDQQTWPSFYELLEAIVENPPPSAPADQFSPEFCSFVSACIQKTPRDRSSSLDLLSHPFIKKFEDKDIDLGILVGSLDPVNFPR from the exons ATGAAGACTAAGACGCCATTGAAGCAGCTCAAGCTCTCTGTGCCGGCTCAAGAAACCCCAATCACATCCTTCCT GACTGCTAGTGGCACATTTCACGATGGCGATCTGCTCTTAAACCAGAAAGGGTTGCGGCTCATCTCTGAAGAAAAGGAATCTCGT CCTTCTGAAGGTAAGGAGCcagattttgaattttcattggaAGATCTTGAGACTATCAAAGTCATTGGAAAGGGAAGCGGTGGTGTAGTACAACTTGTTCGCCATAAATGGGTTGGAAAATTATTTGCCTTGAAG GTTATCCAGATGACCATACAAGAAGAAATCCGTAAGCAGATTGTGCAGGAGCTGAAAATAAACCAAGCAGCTCAATGTTCAAATGTTGTAGTTTGCTACCATTCCTTCTATCACAATGGTGCAATTTCTCTTGTACTAGAATACATGGATCGTGGATCTCTGGCGGATGTGATCAGACAAGTTAAAACAATTCTTGAACCATATCTTGCAGTAGTCTGTAAGCAG GTTCTACAGGGTCTTGTGTATCTGCACTATGAAAGACATGTAATACATAGGGACATTAAACCATCCAATTTACTGGTAAACCACAAAGGGGAGGTGAAGATTACTGATTTTGGTGTGAGTGCAGTGCTAGCTAGCTCTATGGGTCAAAGAGATACGTTTGTGGGAACTTATAACTACATGTCG cCAGAGAGAATCAGTGGGAGTACTTACGATTATAGCAGTGATATTTGGAGTTTGGGCATGGTAGTACTCGAGTGTGCAATAGGACGGTTTCCTTATATGCAGTCTGAAGATCAGCAAACCTGGCCAAGCTTTTATGAGCTTTTGGAGGCAATTGTGGAAAACCCACCTCCTTCTGCTCCAGCAGATCAGTTCTCCCCAGAATTCTGTTCATTTGTCTCAGCCTG CATCCAAAAAACTCCCCGAGACAGATCATCATCTTTGGATCTTTTG AGTCACCCTTTCATCAAAAAGTTTGAAGACAAAGACATTGATCTCGGGATTCTTGTAGGTAGCCTGGATCCTGTAAATTTCCCTCGATAG
- the LOC132166570 gene encoding glucan endo-1,3-beta-glucosidase 13 isoform X1, giving the protein MARGFGLIFAVSLLLMLLDLCRGSTIGICYGRNADDLPTPDKVAQLVQLHNIKYVRIYDSNVQVLKAFANTGVELMIGIANLDLLPFSQFQSNADSWLKNNILPYYPATKITYITVGAEVTESPSNVSALVVPAMKNVLTALRKVGLHKRIKVSTTHSLGVLSRSFPPSAGAFNSSHAFFLKPMLEFLAENQSPFMIDIYPYYAYRDSSTNVSLDYALFESSSEVIDPNTGLLYTNMFDAQIDALYFALMALNFRTIKIMVTETGWPSKGSPKESAATPDNAQTYNTNLIRHVINDTGTPAKPGEKLDVYIFSLFNENRKPGLASERNWGLFYPDQTSVYSLDFTGKGAAVLTTEANVTSSNGRTWCIASNKSSEMDLQNALDWACGPGNVDCTAIQPSQPCYEPDTTVSHASFAFNSYYQQNGATDVACSFGGTGFKVDKDPSYDNCLYLTAGSNKTVTSNTTAISSTSSSSTQNEVSTWVFSCLLVAFLPFLLSMSDKFDLSALLRFCHRNENVVPF; this is encoded by the exons ATGGCCAGGGGATTCGGGCTTATTTTTGCGGTTTCACTGTTGCTCATGCTTTTAG ATCTCTGCAGGGGAAGCACAATTGGAATTTGCTATGGAAGAAATGCTGATGACCTCCCCACCCCTGATAAAGTGGCCCAACTGGTTCAACTTCATAACATTAAATATGTTAGGATTTATGATTCCAATGTTCAGGTTCTCAAGGCCTTCGCAAACACTGGAGTTGAACTTATGATTGGAATTGCAAATTTAGACTTATTGCCATTTTCCCAGTTCCAATCCAATGCAGATAGCTGGCTGAAGAACAACATCCTTCCTTACTATCCAGCCACAAAGATCACATACATAACTGTTGGTGCTGAAGTCACAGAAAGCCCCAGTAATGTCTCTGCCTTAGTAGTGCCTGCCATGAAAAATGTCCTCACAGCCCTTAGAAAAGTTGGTTTGCACAAGAGGATCAAAGTTTCAACTACCCATTCCCTTGGGGTTTTATCCCGATCATTCCCACCCTCTGCAGGGGCATTTAATAGTAGCCATGCATTTTTCCTGAAACCCATGCTGGAATTTTTGGCTGAGAACCAGTCACCTTTCATGATTGATATTTATCCTTACTATGCGTACAGAGACTCTTCAACAAATGTGTCTTTAGACTATGCTTTGTTTGAGTCATCCTCCGAAGTTATTGACCCAAACACTGGTTTGCTGTACACAAACATGTTTGATGCCCAGATTGATGCTCTTTATTTTGCACTGATGGCTCTAAATTTCAGAACAATTAAAATCATGGTCACTGAAACTGGCTGGCCTTCCAAAGGATCACCTAAGGAGTCAGCTGCAACTCCTGATAATGCTCAAACTTATAACACTAATCTGATTCGGCATGTCATTAATGATACTGGTACTCCTGCAAAGCCTGGAGAGAAGCTTGATGTTTACATCTTCTCTTTGTTCAATGAAAATAGGAAGCCAGGGTTGGCTTCTGAGAGGAACTGGGGGTTATTTTATCCTGACCAGACAAGTGTCTACAGCTTGGATTTCACTGGAAAAGGTGCTGCAGTACTGACTACAGAGGCAaatgttactagttcgaatgGAAGAACGTGGTGCATAGCTTCGAATAAGTCTTCTGAAATGGATTTGCAGAATGCCTTGGACTGGGCTTGTGGTCCTGGGAATGTGGACTGCACCGCTATTCAACCTAGCCAGCCTTGTTATGAGCCAGATACTACAGTCTCTCATGCATCTTTTGCTTTCAATAGTTATTACCAGCAAAATGGGGCTACAGATGTTGCTTGCAGTTTTGGAGGGACAGGGTTTAAAGTTGATAAGGACCCAA GCTATGATAATTGCTTGTATCTGACAGCAGG GAGCAACAAAACAGTGACAAGTAATACAACAGCAATTTCTTCAACTTCGTCGTCTTCTACACAGAATGAAGTTTCCACATGGGTTTTTAGTTGTCTTCTTGTGGCTTTCCTCCCATTCCTTTTGTCCATGTCTGATAAGTTTGATCTTTCAGCACTGTTAAGATTTTGCCACAGAAATGAGAATGTAGTGCCTTTTTGA
- the LOC132166570 gene encoding glucan endo-1,3-beta-glucosidase 13 isoform X2 encodes MARGFGLIFAVSLLLMLLDLCRGSTIGICYGRNADDLPTPDKVAQLVQLHNIKYVRIYDSNVQVLKAFANTGVELMIGIANLDLLPFSQFQSNADSWLKNNILPYYPATKITYITVGAEVTESPSNVSALVVPAMKNVLTALRKVGLHKRIKVSTTHSLGVLSRSFPPSAGAFNSSHAFFLKPMLEFLAENQSPFMIDIYPYYAYRDSSTNVSLDYALFESSSEVIDPNTGLLYTNMFDAQIDALYFALMALNFRTIKIMVTETGWPSKGSPKESAATPDNAQTYNTNLIRHVINDTGTPAKPGEKLDVYIFSLFNENRKPGLASERNWGLFYPDQTSVYSLDFTGKGAAVLTTEANVTSSNGRTWCIASNKSSEMDLQNALDWACGPGNVDCTAIQPSQPCYEPDTTVSHASFAFNSYYQQNGATDVACSFGGTGFKVDKDPMYLRGQNCRHSMRVCL; translated from the exons ATGGCCAGGGGATTCGGGCTTATTTTTGCGGTTTCACTGTTGCTCATGCTTTTAG ATCTCTGCAGGGGAAGCACAATTGGAATTTGCTATGGAAGAAATGCTGATGACCTCCCCACCCCTGATAAAGTGGCCCAACTGGTTCAACTTCATAACATTAAATATGTTAGGATTTATGATTCCAATGTTCAGGTTCTCAAGGCCTTCGCAAACACTGGAGTTGAACTTATGATTGGAATTGCAAATTTAGACTTATTGCCATTTTCCCAGTTCCAATCCAATGCAGATAGCTGGCTGAAGAACAACATCCTTCCTTACTATCCAGCCACAAAGATCACATACATAACTGTTGGTGCTGAAGTCACAGAAAGCCCCAGTAATGTCTCTGCCTTAGTAGTGCCTGCCATGAAAAATGTCCTCACAGCCCTTAGAAAAGTTGGTTTGCACAAGAGGATCAAAGTTTCAACTACCCATTCCCTTGGGGTTTTATCCCGATCATTCCCACCCTCTGCAGGGGCATTTAATAGTAGCCATGCATTTTTCCTGAAACCCATGCTGGAATTTTTGGCTGAGAACCAGTCACCTTTCATGATTGATATTTATCCTTACTATGCGTACAGAGACTCTTCAACAAATGTGTCTTTAGACTATGCTTTGTTTGAGTCATCCTCCGAAGTTATTGACCCAAACACTGGTTTGCTGTACACAAACATGTTTGATGCCCAGATTGATGCTCTTTATTTTGCACTGATGGCTCTAAATTTCAGAACAATTAAAATCATGGTCACTGAAACTGGCTGGCCTTCCAAAGGATCACCTAAGGAGTCAGCTGCAACTCCTGATAATGCTCAAACTTATAACACTAATCTGATTCGGCATGTCATTAATGATACTGGTACTCCTGCAAAGCCTGGAGAGAAGCTTGATGTTTACATCTTCTCTTTGTTCAATGAAAATAGGAAGCCAGGGTTGGCTTCTGAGAGGAACTGGGGGTTATTTTATCCTGACCAGACAAGTGTCTACAGCTTGGATTTCACTGGAAAAGGTGCTGCAGTACTGACTACAGAGGCAaatgttactagttcgaatgGAAGAACGTGGTGCATAGCTTCGAATAAGTCTTCTGAAATGGATTTGCAGAATGCCTTGGACTGGGCTTGTGGTCCTGGGAATGTGGACTGCACCGCTATTCAACCTAGCCAGCCTTGTTATGAGCCAGATACTACAGTCTCTCATGCATCTTTTGCTTTCAATAGTTATTACCAGCAAAATGGGGCTACAGATGTTGCTTGCAGTTTTGGAGGGACAGGGTTTAAAGTTGATAAGGACCCAA TGTATTTACGCGGCCAAAATTGCAGACATAGCATGAGAGTTTGCTTGTAA